A genomic segment from uncultured Desulfuromonas sp. encodes:
- the trmFO gene encoding methylenetetrahydrofolate--tRNA-(uracil(54)-C(5))-methyltransferase (FADH(2)-oxidizing) TrmFO — MLKGSTTMSEQTHQDTPLQLTVIGGGLAGCEAAWQAAEHGIDVCLLEMKPTQFSPAHHSDGLAELVCSNSLRGTGMNNAVGCLKEELRRAGSLFIQAADATAVPAGGALAVDREAFSDWVGAKIADHPRITLKREEVVDIPEHGPVIIASGPLTSPTLAGRIAQLTGEESLYFYDAIAPIITADSIDFSVAWRASRYDKGDADYVNCPMNKEQYQAFVAELVAADKVPAHNFEKMIHFEGCMPIEEMAERGEQTLAFGPMKPVGLPDPRTDKEPYAVIQLRQDNRHATSYNIVGFQTKLTYPEQRRIFRTIPGLEQAEFERLGSVHRNTFINAPRCLNGRLQLTSDPRLYFAGQITGVEGYVESAACGYLAGLIAAADLLGKSLPLPAAETACGALLGHLRDSDPQHFQPQNVNYGLFPPLEGRKMKRALRRLAMADRALDAWDLWLQQMKGVFHDG, encoded by the coding sequence TTGCTTAAAGGATCAACGACCATGTCCGAACAGACGCATCAGGACACGCCCCTGCAACTCACCGTCATCGGTGGCGGTCTGGCCGGCTGCGAAGCCGCCTGGCAGGCTGCCGAACACGGCATTGACGTGTGTCTGCTGGAGATGAAGCCCACCCAATTCTCCCCGGCGCACCACAGTGACGGGCTGGCTGAACTGGTGTGTTCCAACAGCCTGCGCGGCACCGGCATGAACAACGCGGTCGGTTGTCTGAAAGAGGAACTACGCCGCGCCGGAAGCCTGTTTATACAGGCCGCTGATGCCACGGCGGTTCCGGCCGGCGGGGCGCTGGCCGTGGACCGTGAAGCATTCAGCGACTGGGTCGGCGCCAAAATTGCCGACCACCCGCGCATCACCCTGAAACGCGAAGAAGTGGTGGACATCCCGGAACACGGCCCAGTGATTATTGCCAGCGGACCGCTGACCTCGCCCACCCTGGCCGGGCGTATTGCCCAGCTCACCGGTGAAGAGAGTCTCTACTTCTACGATGCCATCGCCCCGATCATCACCGCCGACTCCATTGACTTTTCCGTGGCCTGGCGCGCCTCGCGTTACGACAAGGGCGACGCCGACTATGTCAACTGTCCGATGAACAAGGAGCAGTATCAGGCGTTTGTCGCTGAACTGGTGGCGGCCGACAAGGTTCCGGCGCACAATTTCGAGAAAATGATCCACTTTGAAGGCTGCATGCCCATTGAGGAGATGGCCGAGCGCGGCGAACAGACCCTGGCCTTCGGGCCGATGAAACCGGTCGGCCTGCCTGATCCGCGCACCGACAAAGAACCCTACGCGGTGATTCAGCTGCGTCAGGACAATCGTCATGCCACCAGTTACAACATCGTCGGCTTTCAGACTAAACTCACCTACCCGGAACAACGGCGGATTTTCCGCACCATTCCCGGGCTGGAGCAGGCTGAATTCGAGCGCCTCGGCAGCGTCCATCGCAACACCTTTATCAACGCGCCGCGCTGTCTCAACGGCCGCCTGCAACTGACCAGCGATCCGCGCCTCTATTTTGCCGGACAGATCACCGGCGTCGAAGGCTACGTCGAATCCGCCGCCTGCGGCTACCTTGCCGGACTGATCGCCGCCGCCGACCTGCTCGGTAAATCCCTGCCGCTGCCGGCTGCAGAAACCGCCTGTGGCGCCCTGCTCGGCCATCTGCGCGACAGCGACCCGCAGCACTTCCAACCGCAGAACGTCAATTACGGGCTGTTCCCGCCGCTGGAGGGACGCAAAATGAAACGGGCCTTGCGCCGTCTGGCCATGGCCGATCGCGCTTTGGATGCCTGGGATCTCTGGTTGCAGCAGATGAAAGGAGTGTTCCATGACGGATAA
- a CDS encoding EAL domain-containing protein, whose amino-acid sequence MPTTVNQQNTQHHSQGGKKILLLVFFCLTVLVCLTAAIFYDYQKKTITEAARINLTMLANLKARQVGHWRHERIIHARLLTANRDLLTSIESFIAQRTPDRANHIIQSLTPALSDSEDHAIVLTDTKGQPLLSVGENLDLKAHIDPEPLIQAIEEHHVMFSKLFHVHKSLTVHHNDHSHSHTQSSHVHMNLIAPLYRDGNPDNEVLGALIFIVNPQHFLVPLMTSWPVPSPSAESVLVRKLGDKVLRLTPTRHAVDPKMLVTVEPPEGYDTPGSRIVEEREGTFLGYDYRQIPVFAAVKKVDDSPWFLIAKIDEKEVLAPLFKIAAVEAVTAILILLAAGLMMVLWWRRQQALYQASYYQQQLQHQMLSQRFDNLTRFANDIVLLIDGEGQIIDSNERAIEAYGYSRDELSTFKLKDLCDLSPQECGLFWEQLHAEQGIRFDTLQFRYDGTTFPVEISARWIEMDQTRLVQAIIRDISERKAAEDQLVHQAYHDPLTGLPNRMLISDRLKQAVAKARRHQTLAVLLLLDLDRFKNINDTLGHAVGDRILKTLSERMQTTLRDTDTVARFGGDEFMILLEGIHELSDVVSLAQKLSDLVTQAIIIDDQEMCLTTSIGISVAPEDSLDVDQLIRFADTAMYRAKEQGRNNFQFYTPDMNAHAGRRLQLENNLRKALQRQEMVVYYQPQVEMESGRIIGSEALLRWQHPEHGMISPNDFIPLAEETGIIQEIGSWALEQACLQTVEWQKRQPDLSIAVNLSARQFRNENLDKEIEQILRRTGLSADYLELELTESLLMHDVDAAVDLMIRLTDLGITLAIDDFGTGYSSLSHLNSFPINKLKIDRSFVSSLSPSNTGIARTIITLARTLDMSIIAEGVETEDQRQQLLKLGCPLAQGYLFSRPVPAEEFDNMLNNVTILPDMPDCSKK is encoded by the coding sequence ATGCCTACAACCGTGAATCAACAAAACACCCAACATCACTCCCAGGGCGGTAAAAAAATTCTGCTTTTGGTGTTTTTTTGTTTGACGGTTCTGGTCTGCCTGACCGCAGCCATCTTTTACGACTATCAGAAAAAAACGATCACAGAAGCGGCTCGGATTAACCTGACCATGCTGGCGAATCTTAAAGCCCGTCAGGTCGGGCACTGGCGGCATGAACGGATCATTCATGCCCGTCTACTTACAGCCAATAGAGACCTGCTCACCAGTATTGAATCGTTTATCGCTCAACGTACTCCGGACCGTGCCAACCATATCATTCAATCGTTAACACCAGCCCTGAGTGACAGTGAAGATCATGCCATTGTCCTCACGGACACCAAAGGGCAGCCGCTTCTCAGTGTCGGTGAAAACCTTGACCTTAAAGCCCATATTGATCCTGAACCTCTGATTCAAGCCATTGAAGAACATCACGTGATGTTCAGCAAACTGTTTCACGTTCACAAGAGCCTCACCGTTCATCACAACGATCACAGCCACTCCCACACGCAAAGCTCTCATGTCCACATGAATCTAATTGCCCCATTGTACCGTGATGGAAACCCGGACAACGAAGTACTCGGTGCACTGATTTTCATCGTCAATCCTCAACACTTTCTCGTACCCTTAATGACTTCCTGGCCGGTCCCCAGCCCCTCGGCTGAATCCGTCTTAGTGCGTAAACTGGGTGACAAAGTATTGCGACTGACGCCTACTCGCCATGCCGTTGATCCAAAAATGCTGGTCACGGTCGAGCCTCCTGAAGGCTACGACACCCCGGGGAGTCGTATCGTTGAGGAACGTGAAGGCACCTTTCTCGGCTACGACTATCGCCAGATTCCCGTTTTTGCTGCCGTTAAAAAAGTCGATGACAGCCCGTGGTTTCTAATCGCGAAAATTGATGAAAAAGAAGTTTTAGCGCCCTTGTTTAAAATTGCGGCCGTTGAGGCGGTCACAGCTATTCTGATTTTGCTGGCGGCAGGATTGATGATGGTCCTCTGGTGGCGTCGCCAGCAGGCGCTCTATCAGGCCAGTTATTACCAGCAGCAACTCCAGCACCAGATGCTCAGTCAACGGTTTGACAATCTCACTCGCTTCGCCAATGACATTGTGCTTCTCATCGATGGAGAAGGACAGATCATTGACTCCAACGAGCGCGCCATTGAAGCCTATGGCTATTCACGCGACGAGCTGTCAACGTTCAAGCTCAAGGACCTCTGTGATTTAAGCCCACAGGAATGTGGACTGTTCTGGGAGCAACTGCACGCAGAGCAGGGTATTCGCTTTGACACGCTGCAATTTCGTTATGATGGAACCACTTTTCCGGTGGAAATTAGCGCCCGCTGGATTGAGATGGATCAAACGCGCCTGGTTCAGGCAATTATTCGCGACATTTCTGAACGTAAAGCTGCGGAGGATCAGTTGGTCCACCAGGCGTATCATGACCCTCTGACCGGACTTCCCAACCGGATGCTGATCAGTGACCGCTTAAAGCAGGCGGTAGCCAAAGCCCGCCGCCATCAAACGCTTGCCGTCTTGTTGCTGCTCGATCTGGACCGCTTTAAAAACATCAATGATACACTTGGCCATGCCGTTGGCGACAGAATCCTCAAAACTCTGTCTGAACGCATGCAGACAACGCTGCGCGACACCGATACCGTTGCACGTTTCGGCGGCGATGAATTCATGATTCTGCTTGAAGGGATCCATGAGCTCTCCGATGTTGTTTCACTGGCACAAAAACTTTCTGATCTGGTCACCCAGGCGATCATCATTGATGATCAGGAGATGTGTCTGACCACCAGCATCGGTATCAGCGTCGCACCGGAAGACAGCCTTGATGTTGACCAATTAATCCGCTTTGCCGATACCGCCATGTATCGCGCCAAGGAACAGGGGCGCAACAATTTTCAGTTCTATACTCCGGACATGAATGCCCATGCAGGGCGCAGACTGCAACTAGAGAACAACTTGAGAAAGGCGCTACAACGCCAGGAGATGGTTGTTTATTACCAGCCGCAGGTAGAAATGGAAAGCGGTCGTATCATTGGCAGTGAAGCCCTGCTTCGCTGGCAACATCCGGAGCATGGTATGATCTCCCCCAATGATTTCATTCCGCTGGCTGAAGAAACCGGCATTATTCAGGAAATTGGCTCCTGGGCTCTGGAACAGGCCTGTCTGCAGACAGTTGAGTGGCAAAAGCGTCAGCCCGACTTGAGCATTGCCGTTAATCTGTCCGCACGTCAATTTCGCAATGAGAATCTGGATAAAGAGATTGAGCAGATTCTTCGTCGCACCGGTTTGTCAGCGGACTATCTTGAACTTGAATTAACGGAAAGTCTGTTGATGCACGATGTCGATGCGGCTGTCGATTTGATGATCCGCTTAACAGACCTCGGCATCACTCTGGCCATTGACGACTTTGGAACGGGCTATTCATCTCTGAGTCACCTCAACAGCTTCCCCATCAACAAGCTGAAGATTGACCGCTCGTTTGTCAGCAGCCTGTCGCCGAGCAATACGGGCATTGCCCGCACCATCATCACCTTGGCGCGCACCCTTGATATGTCCATCATTGCTGAAGGTGTCGAAACGGAAGACCAGCGCCAGCAACTTTTAAAACTCGGATGTCCTTTGGCCCAGGGGTATTTATTCAGTCGCCCTGTCCCAGCTGAAGAATTTGATAACATGTTGAACAATGTGACGATTCTTCCAGACATGCCTGATTGTAGCAAAAAATAA
- a CDS encoding Maf family protein — protein MTDNTPDIVLASASPRRRELLAGLGIRFQVVPSQIDEDRLDGEPAEAFVRRLSRDKALDVANRPDIAGRWFIGSDTIVVCDEQILGKPVDHDDARRMLQLLSGRNHQVMSAYTIHDRDTEEDIVRCETTEVWFRPLTGREIEGYIASGEPADKAGSYAIQGLGAFMVTAIHGSYTSVVGLPLSQIVSDLIQLGAVKLFADTPS, from the coding sequence ATGACGGATAATACGCCCGACATCGTGCTGGCCTCGGCCTCGCCGCGTCGCCGCGAACTGCTCGCCGGTCTCGGCATCCGTTTTCAGGTGGTGCCGAGTCAAATTGACGAGGACCGTCTCGACGGCGAGCCCGCTGAAGCATTTGTCCGCCGTCTCAGTCGCGACAAAGCGCTCGACGTGGCGAATCGTCCCGACATTGCCGGTCGCTGGTTCATCGGCAGCGACACCATTGTCGTCTGCGATGAGCAGATTCTCGGCAAGCCCGTGGATCACGACGATGCCCGGCGCATGTTGCAGTTGCTGTCGGGCCGCAACCACCAGGTGATGTCGGCCTATACCATTCACGACCGCGACACCGAAGAGGACATCGTGCGCTGCGAGACCACCGAGGTCTGGTTCCGGCCATTGACAGGCCGGGAGATTGAGGGGTACATTGCCAGTGGTGAACCGGCGGACAAAGCCGGTTCCTACGCGATTCAGGGGTTGGGCGCCTTTATGGTCACCGCCATCCACGGCAGTTATACCAGTGTCGTCGGTCTGCCCCTGTCACAAATTGTCAGCGATCTGATCCAACTTGGTGCCGTGAAGCTGTTTGCCGACACCCCATCCTGA
- the topA gene encoding type I DNA topoisomerase: protein MARSLVIVESPAKSKTIEKFLGKDYKVLASYGHIRALPSKQGSVDVEGGFVPKYHILPESQKHIELLTKEAAKCEELILATDLDREGEAISWHLLEALGIDENGDHPKVKRVTFHEITKPAILKAMAEPHHISRDLVDAQQARVILDYLVGFTLSPFLWKKIRYGLSAGRVQSVALRLVCEREKEIQAFESREYWSIEAQLANNAGATFEAKLNAIDGKKLDKFHIETEQAATQLVQEISALPLQVDTVISKEKKRSPAAPFTTSTLQQEASRKLGFSARKTMTVAQKLYEGIDIGQGAVGLITYMRTDSVALSEQATDEAREVITAIYGKDYALDKPRVYKSRAKNAQEAHEAIRPTSIANHPEKIKSALNSDQFKLYRLIWMRTVASQMAQAILDATTVDIVTLNGAQQYSFRASGQVIRFPGFMKLYIEGTDEGTESDDQEGMLPPLQEQERVESQEIIPNQHFTQPPPRYTEASLVKILEEYGIGRPSTYASIMNTLVTRKYVRLEKRAFYAEDVGMVVNDLLSNHFAKYVDYDFTANFEEELDAVSRGEKQWKPLLKEYWEPFVALLKQKEQEISKADLTTEKTDKVCPECGKELVIKLGRSGKFLACSGFPDCRHTEPLEGGDQEEPEVSEEKCDKCGAPMLIKMGRYGKFLACSAYPECKNIQPLVKPKSLGITCPQCKEGELMEKKSRYGKIFYSCNRYPKCKYALWDQPLEQPCPKCGFPLIVEKTTKRFGTVHKCPQENCDWEVTVVPPEKKPAKTTAKAPAKKKAPAKKAPAKTTTKKAATTKAKTTTKKTTTKDS from the coding sequence ATGGCTCGTTCACTGGTTATCGTCGAATCGCCCGCTAAATCAAAAACCATCGAAAAATTTCTCGGTAAGGACTACAAGGTTCTGGCTTCCTACGGCCACATCCGTGCCTTGCCCAGTAAGCAGGGTTCCGTCGATGTCGAGGGCGGCTTCGTGCCTAAATACCATATCCTGCCGGAAAGCCAGAAGCACATCGAACTGTTGACCAAGGAAGCGGCCAAGTGTGAAGAACTGATCCTTGCCACTGACCTCGACCGCGAAGGGGAAGCGATCTCCTGGCATCTATTGGAAGCACTGGGCATCGACGAAAACGGTGACCATCCCAAGGTCAAGCGGGTGACCTTCCATGAAATCACCAAACCGGCGATTCTCAAGGCGATGGCCGAACCCCATCACATCTCACGTGACCTGGTGGATGCGCAACAGGCACGGGTGATCCTCGACTACCTGGTCGGCTTTACTCTGTCACCATTCTTGTGGAAAAAAATTCGTTACGGCCTGTCCGCCGGCCGTGTTCAATCGGTCGCTCTACGCCTCGTCTGTGAGCGGGAAAAAGAGATCCAGGCCTTTGAATCGCGTGAATACTGGAGTATTGAAGCGCAACTGGCCAACAATGCCGGAGCAACGTTTGAGGCTAAACTCAACGCCATCGACGGTAAAAAGCTCGACAAGTTTCACATTGAAACCGAGCAGGCGGCCACTCAATTGGTTCAGGAGATCAGCGCCCTGCCTTTGCAGGTGGACACTGTAATCAGCAAGGAGAAAAAACGTTCTCCGGCCGCACCGTTCACTACCAGTACTCTGCAGCAGGAAGCGAGCCGCAAACTGGGATTTTCCGCGCGTAAGACCATGACCGTGGCCCAGAAACTTTATGAAGGCATCGATATCGGCCAAGGTGCGGTCGGTCTCATCACCTATATGCGTACCGACTCGGTCGCCCTGTCGGAGCAAGCCACCGATGAAGCGCGCGAGGTGATCACCGCCATCTACGGCAAAGACTATGCCCTGGACAAACCGCGCGTCTACAAAAGCCGCGCCAAAAATGCCCAGGAAGCCCATGAGGCGATCCGTCCGACCTCCATTGCCAACCATCCGGAAAAGATCAAGTCCGCGCTCAATTCCGATCAGTTCAAGCTTTATCGGCTGATCTGGATGCGCACCGTGGCCTCTCAGATGGCCCAGGCCATTCTTGATGCCACCACCGTGGATATCGTGACTCTGAACGGTGCGCAGCAGTACAGTTTCCGCGCCAGCGGTCAGGTGATCCGCTTTCCGGGCTTTATGAAACTGTACATTGAAGGCACGGACGAAGGCACCGAATCGGACGACCAGGAAGGGATGCTGCCACCGCTGCAAGAGCAGGAGCGCGTGGAAAGCCAAGAGATCATCCCCAACCAGCATTTCACCCAGCCGCCGCCGCGCTATACCGAGGCCAGTTTGGTCAAGATTCTTGAGGAATACGGCATTGGTCGCCCCTCGACCTATGCGTCAATCATGAACACTCTGGTGACCCGTAAATACGTGCGCCTGGAAAAACGCGCGTTTTATGCCGAAGATGTCGGCATGGTGGTCAACGACCTGCTGTCCAACCATTTCGCCAAGTATGTCGATTACGATTTTACCGCCAACTTCGAGGAAGAACTCGACGCGGTATCACGTGGTGAAAAGCAGTGGAAACCGCTGCTCAAGGAATATTGGGAGCCGTTTGTCGCCCTGCTCAAACAAAAGGAGCAGGAGATCTCCAAGGCCGACCTGACCACGGAAAAAACCGATAAAGTTTGCCCGGAATGCGGCAAGGAGCTGGTGATCAAGCTGGGCCGTTCCGGCAAGTTCCTCGCCTGCAGTGGCTTCCCCGACTGCCGTCATACCGAACCCCTTGAAGGCGGTGATCAGGAAGAACCGGAAGTGTCCGAGGAAAAATGCGACAAATGCGGGGCCCCCATGCTGATCAAGATGGGCCGCTACGGCAAATTTCTCGCCTGCAGCGCCTATCCCGAGTGCAAAAACATTCAGCCGCTGGTCAAGCCAAAATCTCTCGGCATCACCTGCCCGCAGTGTAAAGAAGGCGAGCTGATGGAGAAGAAAAGCCGCTACGGCAAGATCTTCTACTCCTGCAATCGCTATCCCAAATGCAAATACGCCTTGTGGGACCAGCCGCTGGAACAACCGTGCCCCAAATGCGGTTTCCCGCTGATCGTGGAAAAGACCACCAAGCGTTTCGGCACCGTGCATAAGTGCCCTCAGGAAAATTGCGATTGGGAAGTGACGGTTGTGCCGCCGGAGAAGAAACCGGCCAAAACAACCGCCAAGGCACCGGCGAAGAAAAAGGCCCCCGCCAAAAAAGCTCCGGCGAAAACAACGACGAAGAAGGCGGCTACAACCAAGGCCAAAACAACAACGAAGAAAACCACGACAAAAGACAGCTGA
- the proC gene encoding pyrroline-5-carboxylate reductase — MELTELGFIGGGNMAEALLKGLIASGLDSKAILVAELMPQRRQFLEQTYGIATTADSSEVVTQKKVILLAVKPQALDAALMPLSEVFSEEHCLISILAGVKTSRIEAILGGSPRVVRVMPNTPALIGAGAAALSGGRHALEEDVELARQMFSSVGIAEVVAEKLLDAVTGLSGSGPAYVYSMIEALADGGVLEGLPRDVALNLAAQTLIGAAKMVIETGEHPAVLRDRVCSPGGTTIAAVETLEKGKLRATLMGAVTRASQRSRELAD, encoded by the coding sequence ATGGAATTGACAGAGTTGGGATTTATCGGTGGTGGCAATATGGCAGAAGCTCTGCTCAAGGGACTGATCGCTTCCGGCCTGGACAGCAAGGCCATTCTCGTTGCGGAATTGATGCCGCAACGGCGTCAATTTTTGGAGCAGACTTATGGTATTGCCACCACGGCAGATAGCAGTGAGGTGGTCACTCAGAAAAAAGTCATTCTACTGGCGGTCAAACCTCAGGCTCTCGATGCCGCACTGATGCCTTTAAGTGAGGTGTTCAGTGAAGAACACTGTCTGATCTCAATTCTCGCCGGTGTCAAAACCTCGCGGATTGAAGCAATCTTGGGTGGTTCGCCGAGAGTTGTCCGGGTGATGCCCAATACACCAGCACTCATTGGTGCCGGTGCTGCCGCGTTGAGCGGAGGCCGTCATGCCTTGGAAGAGGATGTCGAATTGGCCCGACAGATGTTTTCATCGGTAGGAATCGCGGAAGTTGTTGCTGAAAAATTACTTGACGCAGTCACCGGTTTATCCGGCTCCGGGCCTGCCTATGTCTATTCAATGATCGAAGCTCTGGCCGATGGTGGGGTTCTGGAAGGCTTGCCACGTGATGTGGCTTTGAACCTGGCGGCGCAAACACTGATCGGTGCGGCCAAGATGGTTATTGAAACCGGTGAACATCCGGCTGTGCTGCGTGATCGGGTATGCAGCCCCGGCGGAACGACCATTGCGGCTGTTGAAACGTTGGAAAAAGGGAAGCTGCGTGCAACTCTGATGGGTGCTGTGACCAGAGCCAGCCAGCGTTCTCGAGAACTGGCTGATTGA
- a CDS encoding FapA family protein — translation MSEPTENETSSFRDAPGTIVHEEHYEEYSLQIVVAEDEMSAVVSILPHCDKEFEIPPQTLLQELSKAGVEDGIDLPAVEALCRFASKGKEQHHILVAATEPPQPGADAWLEIKIRTGKDHDVHLEENEEGKIDLYTLNLFTSVQPEEEIAILHPAEYGEGSSTVTGKVLAPVQGRELEVRLGGGVRVEDGGSRFIAELCGRVDYSENILSVSEDYIIHGDVDLEVGNINFPGYTRVRGDVLDSFDIRSIKGIEIGGAVGNSYLITDGDITIGSMSGRDEGLIRCGGTLKANYLNGVTVECMGDVIIANEIRNCVIKSAGSIMIKNGVISGGASIALKGIEAKDIGATAGVTTRLTSGIYYPEADRLQMLKAKQKSLAIQHEFINHCLGPLKKKAEKEKNDDSATKRRLTILLERLELVKKMQGDVKKELNEFVFEDHEGNAKINVHRRVKEKVVITLETVTEEVRFEQYGPLSIVADTLNNRLYFGEYSALTVLADEMIIEEPETEQAPLNEEEEV, via the coding sequence ATGTCTGAACCCACTGAAAACGAAACCAGCTCTTTTCGCGATGCTCCTGGAACGATTGTTCATGAAGAACACTACGAGGAGTATAGCCTGCAGATTGTTGTCGCTGAGGACGAAATGTCTGCAGTCGTCAGCATACTCCCCCATTGCGACAAAGAGTTCGAAATACCTCCCCAGACACTTCTTCAGGAGCTCTCCAAGGCTGGTGTAGAAGACGGTATTGATCTGCCGGCAGTAGAGGCCTTATGTCGTTTCGCCAGCAAAGGGAAAGAGCAGCACCACATCCTTGTTGCCGCGACAGAACCACCTCAGCCTGGCGCTGATGCCTGGCTTGAGATCAAAATACGCACCGGCAAAGACCACGACGTCCATCTGGAAGAAAACGAAGAGGGGAAAATCGATCTTTACACCCTCAACCTGTTCACCAGTGTTCAGCCCGAAGAGGAAATTGCCATTCTTCATCCAGCGGAATACGGGGAAGGCTCCTCGACGGTTACCGGAAAAGTTCTTGCCCCGGTACAGGGTCGAGAGTTGGAAGTTCGCCTTGGCGGCGGCGTTCGTGTTGAAGACGGCGGTAGCCGCTTCATTGCTGAGTTATGCGGACGCGTCGATTATTCCGAAAATATTCTTTCCGTATCGGAAGATTACATTATCCACGGTGACGTCGATCTCGAAGTGGGGAATATCAATTTCCCGGGGTATACCCGTGTTCGTGGCGACGTGCTGGACAGCTTTGACATCCGCTCCATCAAAGGCATTGAAATCGGTGGCGCGGTAGGGAATTCCTACCTGATTACGGACGGGGACATCACGATTGGCAGCATGTCGGGCCGAGATGAAGGACTGATTCGCTGCGGTGGCACCCTCAAAGCCAACTATCTCAACGGAGTGACCGTTGAGTGTATGGGCGACGTGATCATTGCCAATGAAATCCGTAACTGCGTGATCAAGTCGGCTGGTAGCATCATGATTAAAAATGGTGTCATCAGCGGTGGTGCCAGCATCGCACTCAAAGGGATCGAAGCCAAGGATATTGGTGCAACAGCCGGAGTCACCACCCGGTTGACCTCCGGTATCTATTATCCCGAAGCGGACCGGCTGCAGATGCTGAAAGCCAAACAAAAAAGTCTGGCGATCCAGCACGAATTCATCAACCACTGCCTTGGCCCGTTAAAAAAGAAGGCGGAAAAAGAAAAAAATGACGATTCTGCAACCAAAAGGCGTCTGACAATCCTGCTCGAACGTCTGGAGCTGGTAAAGAAGATGCAGGGAGACGTCAAAAAAGAACTCAATGAATTTGTCTTTGAGGATCATGAAGGCAATGCAAAAATCAACGTCCATCGCCGCGTGAAAGAAAAGGTCGTCATCACATTGGAAACAGTTACAGAGGAAGTGCGTTTTGAACAATACGGACCACTTTCCATTGTTGCCGACACATTAAACAACCGTCTCTACTTTGGAGAGTACAGTGCGCTCACGGTCCTGGCTGACGAGATGATTATTGAAGAACCTGAAACGGAGCAGGCCCCTCTGAATGAGGAGGAAGAGGTCTGA
- a CDS encoding HAD-IA family hydrolase — MEIDGFFFDLDGTLVDSAQDLAAAVNRLRAHLGLEAIDDALALSYVGDGATRLVQRALPEGMYTPEHRATFLELYAEHLLDRTCIYPGIEAFLARHQDKVLAVVSNKPYALAMALLRGLNLLEPFSLILGGDSLAEKKPHPLPLTHAMETLRVSPAKAVMIGDHHTDLYCAQAAGVASCFCRYGFGFAAEAPYTWSVAQPQDLLTLFP; from the coding sequence ATGGAGATCGACGGATTTTTTTTCGACCTGGACGGCACGTTGGTGGACTCGGCCCAGGACCTCGCGGCGGCCGTCAACCGGTTACGCGCTCATCTGGGGCTGGAAGCCATTGATGACGCTCTGGCTTTGAGCTATGTCGGCGACGGTGCCACGCGTCTGGTACAACGTGCCCTGCCCGAAGGGATGTATACCCCGGAACACCGGGCAACCTTTCTAGAGCTTTACGCTGAGCACCTGCTTGATCGCACCTGCATCTATCCGGGCATTGAAGCATTTCTCGCCCGCCATCAGGACAAGGTGCTGGCCGTGGTCTCCAACAAGCCTTACGCTCTGGCCATGGCTCTGCTGCGTGGTCTGAACCTGCTGGAACCTTTTTCTCTTATCCTCGGCGGTGACAGTCTCGCTGAGAAAAAGCCCCATCCGCTGCCGTTGACCCATGCCATGGAAACCTTACGGGTGTCGCCTGCAAAAGCCGTGATGATCGGCGATCACCACACGGATCTCTACTGTGCGCAGGCCGCCGGGGTAGCCAGCTGCTTCTGCCGCTACGGTTTCGGCTTTGCCGCAGAAGCGCCCTATACCTGGAGTGTCGCGCAGCCGCAGGATCTGCTGACGTTGTTTCCATGA
- a CDS encoding YggS family pyridoxal phosphate-dependent enzyme, with the protein MSVEIAHNLEKIHQRIIAACRRCGRDPQDVQLIAVSKKKPATLIEDALHAGQTLFGESYVQEFVDKHQTVSGPVCWHFIGALQTNKVKYLTGKTALIHSVDRLSLAEEINKQWGKTNDTARILVQVNVGDEASKAGVPVDKASELVRHVAALPHVRVAGLMALPPYADDLEQVRPWFRQLRQLAEQIDALHLPNVSMATLSMGMSHDFEIAIEEGATLIRVGTAIFGTRE; encoded by the coding sequence ATGTCTGTTGAAATTGCCCACAATCTGGAGAAGATTCACCAGCGCATCATAGCGGCCTGCCGGCGCTGCGGTCGCGATCCTCAGGATGTTCAATTGATTGCCGTGTCAAAAAAGAAACCGGCCACGTTGATTGAAGACGCCTTGCATGCCGGGCAAACCCTGTTCGGCGAAAGCTATGTTCAGGAATTTGTCGACAAGCACCAGACCGTCAGCGGACCCGTGTGCTGGCATTTCATCGGTGCGTTGCAGACCAACAAGGTGAAATACCTGACGGGAAAAACCGCGTTGATCCACTCGGTAGACCGGCTGTCGCTGGCCGAAGAAATTAACAAACAGTGGGGCAAAACCAATGACACAGCCCGTATCCTGGTTCAGGTCAATGTCGGCGATGAAGCCAGTAAAGCCGGAGTCCCGGTGGATAAAGCCTCGGAGCTGGTGCGGCACGTGGCTGCATTACCGCATGTGCGCGTGGCAGGGCTGATGGCGCTGCCTCCGTATGCCGACGATCTGGAACAGGTGCGTCCCTGGTTCCGTCAGCTGCGGCAACTCGCCGAACAGATTGACGCACTCCACCTGCCCAATGTCAGCATGGCCACGCTGTCCATGGGCATGAGTCACGACTTTGAAATCGCCATTGAGGAAGGCGCGACCCTGATCCGGGTCGGCACCGCCATCTTTGGCACACGGGAGTAG